Sequence from the Tripterygium wilfordii isolate XIE 37 chromosome 10, ASM1340144v1, whole genome shotgun sequence genome:
TCAGGTTGGCTTCCTTAAGCTCCCTAGCAACACATTCTCCAATATGAAGCACCGGAACAGAACATCCCTCAGAAACCTCATCATGCCACAAATGCGAGACATCAGACATGACGAGGCATTAGGATGCAGCGAACTACTGCTTCCTCAAGAAAAAGCCTTTCTTTCCTCAAATTCTCCACGGTCGGAGTAtgattcaaatgagaactttatGTTTGATTACTGAAGGAAGCAAATGAATTTCTCTCACCCAATAAAAGCTCCTTGCTTAACACAGGATCAAAGCAGTGAACAAAAGGAATGCTATCTTTTCTGTCTTTCAAACTCAACTGAACAAGTTTTTTCAAGAAATTAAAGGTAGAATCAACAGCCTCTCCAATTATACCCACTGTACTTGCTTTACTGAACAAAGAATTTCTGGAATTGCCACCAGTTAACTCGGTTCTCGAACCTGAATCCTTCTTGGGTTGAAGCAAATTACCACACTCATCTGTCCTCAAGAATGACAAGAGTGAAATAGCTAAAATTGGATTCAACCTTGCTCTATAAGGGCTTCAATGTGTCTTTACATATGCCACACATTAGATGGGCTATTAAAGGCGTTCGCAGACATCATCAAGCTTCCATCAAACATCTTCAATGCCAAAACAATATTACACAGAGCCAGCAGATTTGTGAGAATTCTATGTAATGGCCTGTGAACAAGATCTGCCTACACTTTAAGTTACCATGTATGTGAGGCATTTTAGCTCTGGCAATCAAAACCTACCGGCATAAATGAACTACTTGTCACAGTAATATAACACTCAACAGACGAATTACCAAAGgcctatattatatataaacttACCTACCCCTCAGTATTGACTTACAAAAACCAGAACCCAACTAAAGCAAACTACCCAATATCAAAGATTATCAACCTTCAGCCACAATACCCTTTTATTTCAAATGTAAAGTACACACTGTTAGCAAGCTTCAACCTTCATAAAGGCAGACCTTTCGTTAACTTCAAAGAATTtgcataaaaaaagagagaactttTCGAAGTTTCAGCACTCAAACGCCCCAACTTCTCTCTAGGTTCCGAAAATAAAATCCCAACAGACAAAATCCACCTCCAAAAGAGCAAACCAAACGCTTCAAGCAGAGTAAATATAAACCTTAACCCAGAAACTTCTCTGtccctcctttctctctctctctttccatcaTGACACTGAAgccacaaagaaaaagaaatccagATCCCAATTATTGGGAAAACGTCTCTATTTTGGGGGAATTTTAAATATACACCGCAAATAACAGTGGGCCAGTATTCATGGCAAGTTGAAAGGAATATTTGCGTGTGTCGATCCAGTCTCTTCTATCTCACATTTCTCCATCTAGGCATCCACTATGATTCTTATTCACTGGTTAAACCCACCAACCCGAAAATCTCACTGAACAACTGAACAAGCCAAACTAACCAATGTAACTGTTAGAATAACACATTGGTTGGGTGATAGCGAACAATGCGTATAAGTTTGTTCAAGCCCTTATCAGATATTTTTCCTAGCCGTGTTTATTAGCTATAGAGAAACAAAATCATATGGGCCCACACGATCCGATGTATCTACGTGAACGGAACAATATCTATCATGTGAATGAGGAGGCTTGGGATTTTGAACCGTAACAAAAGGAAACACAGGTTCTGTCTACCCTTACCTAGTTACCTTCTGTAGACATTTCGCTGCGAATTTTGTATGCTTCATTTTTCAGTTCTTTTTCCTCAACTATCCAGTATCCACAGCACCCAAAAGGAGAAAGATATTCTATTTTTTCCGCATAGAGGAATCCAGGAGCAATTGTTGCTATTCTACATATTGCTATCAATAttatttagaaaaataattatttacatttttgtttttttttattttcatgggtagtaaaataattatttcCTTCAAAGCAAAACAGTTTCTTGAATTCTTAAGGGTCTGAACATTATAGGAAGTAAAAGTGGCTGGTTCAAATTCTAGTTTCTCATTccttacaaaaaagaaaatttcatttCTCATCTGCTACCTTAACCATAACTATTACTCAATAgtctccattgtttttcttgtaAAGGATGTCAGTTGATTTTGCCTTTTTTTGTTTGAACTTGGGTATACCACCAAGTCGAATATATGTCTTAACTATCTCGGCCAAGATTGAGGGGTTGTTGACTTTCACCAACTCTTATAGCCTCATTTGACATGTAGGTGATTGAGATACAGACATTAGAATGATTGAAGCTTGTTTCACTCGAAACATCAACAGTCAACAACAATCAACAAAGACTGTCTCCTTGTATGGATTCCTTAAGATGATGCCTTCTGTTTTACCAGATAAACAGACTCAGTCTGGAATTCATCCAACTTCATAGAAATACCATGTTGTGGTGTATTTTCTAGTTTTAGCAATTGATAGAACCTCAAATAAATACAATTTGAGTAAAATTTCTTCCCATTTCTCAAGTCAGCAGAGCTAAGCATTCCCACCAAAATGATTCCTCTATTCCTTACAAATCAGATCTCCCAACATTTGTTGTAATACAAGTGAATCTATTTTTGCTGTATAAAATCAGCACAAAAACTGCAAATCACATGAATTTTGCTTTTGACCAAGGAGCTTTACACCAACGAACAATCTTTCTTACAACCCTCCTTATAGCCAAGAAAGAacagaacacaacaatgaacATTGTTGGATAGATGGAGAAAGCCTTTGTATGTTTCCTAAAGCTGACTTCTCTAACAATCCCCCATATAATCAGAAATGTCCCAAAAAGGCTCATCCTTCCAGGTCTCAAACTTACTAGACCTAAAAATGCTCCTGCCACCAATAAGTAACTTCCTGCTAGGACCTGGTGCAAAACATAGTGTACAATCATTAAGAATACAAGcaagttttcagttttaagaGGCATGTCAAGTGTTCGACAAAATGTCCAAAACCCACCTGCATCAGCTCTATTATAACATATAAAGTAAGATAAAAGGCTTAGAGTACATATACGAACCTCTAGGTGCTCGAGATCGGACATTGTAGCAGCCTTTTTCATGTGGGTGAAGTTATACAAGTTAAGAAGTTTGTTGTAGTTGGgaattggtttgttcttgatgATGGCATTGGCAATGGCTCCAGGGTAGAGAAGGGTTTTGGCAACAAATGCAGGGATCACTTCATATGCAATCAACTGATATGAAGTCACCTGTATAGGAGACTGACATATTCCAGTTCCACATGGTACCCTGGTCAATTACAGGGGAGGATGATAAATTGATAAGCAATTCAACCCATCAAAACGGACAAAGACCAGCAACAAAGGGCTGTCATATATACATGTAATAAATTCACATACTCATATTGTATCAGTTTTGCAATAGCACTTGCTAAATATATAGACAACAAGAAAGAAATATGTATCCATAGAAAGTAAAGATCTATGTTGAATTCTCTTTCTGGGTTTGTCATTCCTTCATACATATGGTCTACTAGACTCAATGCCCAATACTTCAGGTCAAAAGGGATCCATGAAGATAAGAAAGATTTATGTAGAAATCTCTTTCTGGGTTTGTCATTCCTTCATGCATTTGGTCTACAAGACTCAATGCCAAATACTTCATGTCAAAAGGGATCCATGAAGATAAAGAAAGATTTCTGTTGAATTCTCTTTCTGGGTTTGTCATTCCTTCATACATTTGGTCTACAAGACTCAATGCCCAATACTTCATGTCCAAAGGGATCCATAAAACTTCTCATCTTCACAAGACAAACAATCTTGGATTTTAGTTATTAATGAATAGATGCATGCAATgattacattgtctaattaaGTAAAATCATGTTCCttaaagaagaaattaaagagCAATGAATTGGTTTACCTGAAAAGAGGAACTTGGAAGATAATGAGAGAGAAGTAGACAGAAAAGGCAATGGAAGATATGATTGTTGCACATTTGGTTGAAGAACCCATTTACTGTTGCTTTGCAGAAAAAATCAGAATTTCTTATGTTATGGGCCTCCAAAAGAGGAACCAGATGAGAAGGAATAGCAGTTTTTGTTGCAATACAAGTTCGTGGAGTCTGCTTCTTCTGACACGTTAGGTTAGCGCTTGAATTATCACTGGGCTGGGCTTCAAGCCCAAGATTGTAGCCCATAATTTTTGGTGTTAACCATCCCAACAAAAGTTCTCGTGGGCCTTGGCACTCTTGTGTCTTGCAAGGCCCAAGGTCAAACCAAAATGGGGTGCATAAACAAAAaacggacaattggcagtaagagcactttagacaacttaattgtaaaaaggtcatggacatttttaaaattgtaaaaaagtgcaatttaagggtaatttggtcatctgacttaagatattttttaatttatacctataatacccccctctttcttcttcttcttcttctccctccaactatccaactctagtgtgtcctctctttctctcattcttctctactaaaagttatctccttctccttcttcttcttcttcttcttctggttctcgatctggttcttcgttgtcttcttctccgtttttggccgagttcctcctctcttcatctccttcttcgtcgttgctcaatctggactgcgtcgagttgctctgcttcgtttttgacagatctggactatgcttcgttgttcaatctgggttgtgctttgtttttttacagatctggactctggttcgttttttgcagagatgtatcgctatagtatcactatagtatcaccaacaccaaaaaaccactaaaatgatgaaactagtatgcatatttcatcttcctaactactttttctttcttgattttcttttcttggttacctctcttgttcgttttgaaaaaacatttacaagtgcagagatgtatcactataatatcacgaacacaaaaaattcattaaaatgatacaattgaaccaatatgcatacttcttcttcctaattacttttcctttcttggttttcttttcttggtttgtacatcttttgctcgttttggaaaaacatttacagctgcagagatgtatcattatagtatcacgaacatcaaaaatccactaaaatgacataattgaaccagaaagacatgtaatgctatcaaatttacattctaacatttatatcatcattttatgagccaaaaatataaattgaacactaaattggatcttctatttaaaagtaccactattgtatcacaattcgtggagagagaaaatcaaaattgaggttattttggtaaaagatgatcccagtgtacttttttaaaaggatgttttagtgattgtacttttttacaattaagtataatctagtgtaccggcctccaaaagtcccaacAAAAAAACAGATTGTTGAAAGGGCATTTGTCATTTGACATTCATTTAGCTATGATTTTACATTATCCAAACAAAGtaggaagaaattttttttaaaaaaaaagattaaaaaaaatgaattttacaTTATCCAAACAAAGTAAGAaggaattatttttaaaaaaaacacaaaaaaaagataaaaaaaaaattttaaaacacaaaaaaaaagatataaaaaatgaattttacaTTATCCAAACAAAGtaggaagaattttttttttaagaaaaaaaaatcgctAGAAGGAGGGCTTGAACCTCCGACCTTGTGGTTAACAGCCACACGCTCTAACCAACTGAGCTATTCCAGCTCTTGTTGGTAgagttaaaattttaacttattTATCCTTAGATAAtctctttatttcaaaaaattttatttaccgTAAAACACTGCACTAGTTTATCTCACCATGCAACAAATAGGTAGGCATATATTTCATGGGATTTGTAAATCTCATTGAAACATCGGGTTCATCATCTTATGTGGGTCTTATCATATATTGAATTTGAGATGAATTTAATTGTAACGCTCCACTTCCATAATCAATAAAAAAAGCCACGCATACATACCTCAGTCATCACCTCCAAAATCCCACTTCAATTGAAAGTCTAATGAGATAGATAAACTGATATATCAATGTAATTTTGCAATTGAACATCGTGAAGAAGTGAATTTTTCCACAATTTTCTCCTACACACAAAGCAAGCTATCGATGGTTTCAAACCCAGATAAGCAACAAAGTGAGCTCTCTCATGCTCCAGAATATCAATCTAAACCTACCATTTTGCAATTTTGGGCTTCTGGATAATGCTTAGtctcaatctcattttttatgTCGAAAACTTGTGGATCTGCAAACTTTAGGTCAGCCTGTGAGCTCCTCCATCAAGCCCTGTGAATTGGTTAAAGGAACTCAGCACATGCAATGTTTGAAACATGATTAAAGAAGTTAACTGGATAAAGTACCTGAGAGATGTACTGTTCAGCATCAGTTCGTCTGAGAAAGTGCATTGAATGGCGTGCTAAGTTGGCCGTCTTGTCGCTGAGTACTATTTCGCCAATATCATCAAGGACTCTCACTTTTATGTAGGGATCCTTGGGTGGCACCATGTCCTGGCAAAGAAAATAATGCATTTGTATAATTGACTATCTAGATGGTTTGTTAGAGACAGACAAAGAAAAATAAGCGGGATGAGAATTTTTTATTCACCTTACCCATTTCTTGATCTTGTAACATTAgcacaattgttttttttttttgtaaatttagGCAAGTGCAAACTGGGTTTGCAAATTAATCCTCGTACATATTTTTTACTAATGCAAACCCCCACTTTTAAATGGCTTACAAACTCTGATATTGTTGGATTCATATCAGGCAAAGAGAACATACCACTGTCAAATCGACTCCTACTTCCTGAGTATATGAATTTAGAGCCGCAGAATATCTCCTGAAATGATCTCCCTCTGTGTGACTGAGCTTCCCTTGAATTTCTTCTGGAAGCACTGGCCCTACCTTCCATATAAAACTTCGAATGATTTCAGCTCGGTTGTACCTACATAGCCATAAAATCATGATCCTCAATAGCCTGGGATATCCTAGACAGAAAAATAGCTAGAAGAAGCTCAATTCTTCTACCTTTAAGGAGAGgggatgaaaagaaaaaaaaaaaaaaactagaaagaGTTTCATTTAGTAGATAACAGAATAATACTTAAGGAATTTTTGGAAAGTATAAATACTTACACATATGCCAGTAAGCAGCGTTTATTGCGAACTAAAGAAAGGTGGTGGATGAGTGCTCCATAATGGTCTGCATTTCTAGTTGTTTGTACATCCAATCCTTCATCCTGGATTTTTCTTTTGTAAAACAAAGTGATGAGGACTACTCATACAAACTTATATGGCAGATGAAGATGTAACATGAGCGTGTAGTTAACCAATGCAAGAATTATGGCCTCACAATAAACAACTTAAAATGCAACATTTTCCTCAAAGCAAGTGTATGTACGCCCAAATAATATGGAAAATTTCACACGAAACACTAAGTGCAAATCCTGAGAACTCAAGATATCTAGAGTCAAAGCATGAAAGTTTTGTACTAGTTCAACAAAGCCCACATGGACGTAGGTGTTATGTATTGGAATGATACAAAAGTTGTTCATGTGGCCAATTTTAACATTGATATCAGCTAATATGCTAAAACCTACATCCACTTTAAAAGTGAAAACCAGTTCAACTTTGTGACAGAGAAACAAAACCACAATGAAGAGAGCACCCATAAGCAGGTACTGTACTACCGTAGCCAACTTCCAACGCACAAACAGCTCTACATCAAGGAAATTAATTGAGTGGAATCTCCAAGATCAGTGATTCTGCATCGTGGAAATGTTTGATACCTAGTGTGTAAGAGCTTATTTATGCATCGCATCAACATGAATGTACTTCGTCTGAGAATTTAGCATGTGAAAGTTCCGATGAGCATATTAATATATAAGTGTCTCCAAATACAAATGAAATCAACTGATGACCAAAGCTTGCATTTCATAACTGAAGTTGGACCCCCTGACATCATCAACTTTGTAGATTTCCAAAGTTACTCAATTGGATCCTCAGAAGTGTCAGTATGCAATTCAAAGTACACTGAGGAAAGTATGATGGCACGACTTAAGTGCCCAAGAAATTACATGGAGCTGTAATCACACTTTTACCTTGTATCAAAGTAGAAAAGAGGGGGAAAACGCAgtaaaaagttcaaaaaataaagaacaaatgACCTAATTGAGGGAATTAGGCCGCCAAAGTTCTCATTCAGTTAACAAATTaccttaaaataataataaaatcaaattaaaagaaGTGCCAGGTGAAGAAAGTCAAAAACACATCAGAATTACCTTATCAAAGACTGGAGCTCAAGGTGATGTTGCTCGCATTGTTCAATTACTTGATCAAACAGGTCACTCTTCAATTACAAGCGTACAGGATATAAGTGAGGAATTCCATCATTTAAAAGATAATCAATCAAGAGTTTATTTCTAACAAACACTGAGTATCCAACTTGCTATATCATGATGTCATGTATACAAGGTGAAAATTGACTTTCTCATACACAAACAATTAGCATGTACATAATCTTTTAGAGTATGAAAAAAGTCCTACTTAACACATTCAAACAATAGTTTTCACTAAGATTGAATATGAAAAATTAaacttaagaaaaaaattaaattgacacAACTTGAAACGCGTGTACAGTAGACCACTCAGATCATAAAGTTTTCATCCTTATCAAGGCAAGGACAATACATTAAATCATAACTCATAGctaaagaaaaacagaaaagaaatcaATAAATGTTAggcggaaaaaaaaaacacttccaGAGTGAGAGTTTGAACACCCAAATTGATGAAAGCCCAACTAcagctggaaaaaaaaaaactataagaAAACCCAACACAGTGAACCATGCCCAACATATCAGCCAAGGATAACCAAATTATCATGTAAAATAACAAGTCCACCAGAAAATTTATGAATGCACATTTCAAAAGCAAAAACCTTTTTAAAAATCAGAAGCAAACATTTAAAGAAAATGAACAATAACTCGGTGgataaaaaaccaaaacttacATTGAAAGGCTTGAGTTGCCCTTTTTCGCTGCTTGCAAGTTCCTTCACCAGCTGGTTTGCCTGTCTGCCGTGCATTTTTCTACTCACGATAACTTAAACCCACCCTTAGTCCTCAATTCTACAATTGCTGAATCCTACACGTGTTGTGGCATTTCATCGAACATGTTAACTACATAGATATCGATATACTAACGGACCTTCCATACAATAACTTTCAtaaattacaaaacaaattGATACCTGTTTCTATACCTAGTTCTGCCGTCAATACAATCACACACATATGATGTGCTTTAGAGCATTAGCATTggtattttttaaaagattctctattttatataCTCAAATGCCactttttgacaatttacagaTTATTTATTCCACAAAAACTGCATAAAAATCTTCATTCTAAATCTCTAAAGTATTAAAATACTAgttttccctctctttttttgttacttgtttatattattttatttaagtaAAAATTTAATTGGTTACGTTTTGCATTGTAGTTTATTTATTGGAGCAAAAAATCTATGCataaatttcattgaaataCATCTATAATGAGCACTGTTCCAGAAAATCCTACTAGTATGCTGCAATGTTCAGCTTCTCATCATAATCGCCATTCTAATTAACAGAACAATTCAAGAAAAACCTACCAACAGTGGGAATCAGAGAAAATCTACTCTCATGAGCAGATATAATCATATGAAAAAGGGAACCAATTAGCGGATTCCCAATTGTCATTCACAGTCAGTGAGCAACAAACACATCAATTCTTGAAAAAGAGTCCAGAAAACCCGAAGTTTTGTTGAACACAAGCTAAGAAACAGTTCTCACCTTCAAGATTCGAACAGCAAAAAACTAAACCTTTGTATATTTAGAATTAAAGGTCAACCCATGAGAACCTAATGCAAGAAATCTCGAATTATTTGGCTAGGGCAGTGCACAATTAACAACCAAGAGCTTAAAATCAATGCCTTTTTTTCATACCAATGGCTCGCGACTGATACTTAGCCGGAGACGATGATCAGTTTGGGGGTGCGACGGCCGTCGCCGTTCTCTTCCGTCGGAGGATTGAGGGGCCGCGAGGTTGGAGGGGCACTGTTCCAGAAAATCGAGACGAGAGATTAGTTTTTATTAGGTTTAAGCGCCTTTGGCACATACCtactttttttaatctttaattttcaaatttagcCGCCAAACAAATGGGTCTTTTATTTGTCTCAAGCCTGGCCCAATCTTCAAGCCCACTCCTGGCCTAACCCGGCCCAGACTAACAATTGGGAGATGCTTCGTGTTATCGTGTAAATGCCTAAATGGCAACACCCTACCAAAATGACGCGTTGTTCATGTATCGTGGTAGATTGTGACACAAATGTGATTAAAACAAATGAGGCTGAGTACAACATTCTAGATTAATTGTTTTAAGACATTGTTCGATGTAAcatattaattttgtttgtaCTTGTAAATCTTTAGGATATAATAGGAGTTTGTTATCAACGATAGTTagtttgattgacaatcgactgggttaaacatatgtgtgttcGATGTTC
This genomic interval carries:
- the LOC120008097 gene encoding uncharacterized protein LOC120008097, coding for MGSSTKCATIISSIAFSVYFSLIIFQVPLFRVPCGTGICQSPIQVTSYQLIAYEVIPAFVAKTLLYPGAIANAIIKNKPIPNYNKLLNLYNFTHMKKAATMSDLEHLEVLAGSYLLVAGAFLGLVSLRPGRMSLFGTFLIIWGIVREVSFRKHTKAFSIYPTMFIVVFCSFLAIRRVVRKIVRWCKAPWSKAKFM
- the LOC120007159 gene encoding DNA replication complex GINS protein PSF1-like; the protein is MHGRQANQLVKELASSEKGQLKPFNSDLFDQVIEQCEQHHLELQSLIRKIQDEGLDVQTTRNADHYGALIHHLSLVRNKRCLLAYVYNRAEIIRSFIWKVGPVLPEEIQGKLSHTEGDHFRRYSAALNSYTQEVGVDLTVDMVPPKDPYIKVRVLDDIGEIVLSDKTANLARHSMHFLRRTDAEQYISQGLMEELTG